In Kitasatospora sp. NBC_00240, the following are encoded in one genomic region:
- a CDS encoding response regulator transcription factor yields MTCVLLAEDDPAISEPLARALRREGYEVLVREDGPAALAAGLTEEVDLVVLDLGLPEMDGLEVCRRLRADGKSCPVLVLTARADEVDTVVGLDAGADDYVTKPFRLAELLARVRALLRRGNVDQLTTGAHGVKIDIESHRAWLGEAELTLSAKEFELLRVLVRDAGRVVTREEIMRQVWDTTWWTSTKTLDMHISWLRKKLGDDAANPRYIATVRGVGFRFEKN; encoded by the coding sequence ATGACCTGTGTGCTTCTCGCCGAGGACGATCCGGCGATCTCCGAACCGCTGGCCCGGGCCCTGCGACGCGAGGGCTACGAGGTGCTCGTCCGCGAGGACGGCCCCGCCGCGCTGGCCGCCGGCCTCACCGAGGAGGTCGATCTCGTCGTCCTGGACCTGGGCCTGCCCGAGATGGACGGCCTGGAGGTCTGCCGCCGGCTGCGCGCCGACGGCAAGAGCTGCCCCGTGCTGGTGCTCACCGCCCGCGCCGACGAGGTGGACACCGTGGTCGGCCTGGACGCCGGCGCGGACGACTACGTCACCAAGCCGTTCCGGCTCGCCGAGCTGCTGGCCCGGGTCCGGGCCCTGCTGCGCCGCGGTAACGTCGACCAGCTGACCACCGGCGCCCACGGCGTCAAGATCGACATCGAGTCGCACCGGGCCTGGCTCGGCGAGGCGGAGCTGACCCTCTCCGCCAAGGAGTTCGAGCTGCTGCGGGTGCTGGTCCGGGACGCCGGCCGGGTGGTCACCCGCGAGGAGATCATGCGCCAGGTCTGGGACACCACCTGGTGGACCTCGACCAAGACCCTCGACATGCACATCTCCTGGCTGCGCAAGAAGCTGGGCGACGACGCGGCCAACCCCCGCTACATCGCGACCGTCCGCGGCGTGGGCTTCCGGTTCGAGAAGAACTGA
- a CDS encoding GtrA family protein, with protein sequence MTTTAPSRPSLAERLSGIRGEVVKFGIVGLIGVVVNFGVSNAVLHLTGWAPVRCSVIGTAVAIAANYLGYRYWVYRDSDAASRRREITLFLIFSGIGMLIENSTVWFSTYTLGLHGTLAYNVSKAFGTGLGTLFRFFSYRTWVFKAIPEIPKPEDVQLPGPQDGTEGQAAPTASPAAASVPAPAPAPTERVAAR encoded by the coding sequence ATGACGACGACCGCCCCCTCGCGACCTTCCCTCGCCGAGCGGCTCAGCGGCATCCGAGGTGAAGTGGTCAAGTTCGGCATCGTCGGCCTGATCGGCGTCGTCGTCAACTTCGGCGTCTCCAACGCCGTCCTGCACCTCACCGGCTGGGCACCCGTACGCTGCTCGGTGATCGGCACGGCGGTCGCCATCGCGGCCAACTACCTCGGCTACCGCTACTGGGTCTACCGCGACAGCGACGCGGCCTCGCGCCGCCGCGAGATCACCCTGTTCCTCATCTTCAGCGGCATCGGCATGCTGATCGAGAACAGCACGGTCTGGTTCTCCACCTACACCCTGGGCCTGCACGGCACGCTCGCCTACAACGTCTCCAAGGCCTTCGGTACGGGCCTCGGCACGCTGTTCCGGTTCTTCTCCTACCGCACCTGGGTCTTCAAGGCGATCCCCGAGATCCCGAAGCCCGAGGACGTGCAGCTGCCCGGCCCGCAGGACGGCACCGAGGGCCAGGCCGCCCCCACCGCGTCGCCCGCGGCCGCTTCCGTCCCCGCTCCCGCTCCCGCCCCCACCGAGCGGGTCGCGGCGCGCTGA
- the hutI gene encoding imidazolonepropionase yields the protein MSTQSTPTAPGSPASPSTLITGIGSLVTNDTAHGTGPLGLLTDAAVVIDAGTVVWVGPAGAAPAADERFDAGGRALLPGFVDSHAHLVFAGDRTAEFNARMSGQAYSAGGIRTTVAATRAATDAELDANLARFVREALHQGTTTLECKSGYGLTVEDEARALRIAAGHTPETTYLGAHVVAPEFADDPAGYVDLVTGEMLDACAPYARWVDVFCEKGAFDGDQARAVLTAGVARGLTPRVHANQLSYGPGVQLAVELGAASADHCTHLTDEDVAALAGSATVATLLPGAEFSTRAVYPDARRLLDAGATVALSTDCNPGSSFTSSMAFCIAVAVREMGMTPDEAVHAATAGGARALRRSDVGLITPGARADLLLLDAPSHVHLAYRPGVPLTAAVWRAGVREL from the coding sequence GTGAGCACCCAGAGCACCCCGACCGCGCCGGGCTCCCCGGCGTCGCCGAGCACCCTGATCACCGGCATCGGCAGCCTGGTCACCAACGACACCGCGCACGGGACGGGCCCGCTCGGGCTGCTCACCGACGCGGCCGTGGTGATCGACGCGGGCACCGTCGTCTGGGTCGGCCCGGCCGGCGCGGCGCCGGCCGCCGACGAGCGGTTCGACGCGGGCGGCCGCGCCCTGCTGCCCGGCTTCGTCGACTCGCACGCGCACCTGGTCTTCGCCGGCGACCGGACCGCCGAGTTCAACGCCCGGATGTCCGGGCAGGCCTATTCGGCGGGCGGCATCCGCACCACGGTCGCCGCGACCCGCGCGGCCACCGACGCCGAGCTGGACGCCAACCTGGCCCGCTTCGTCCGCGAGGCGCTGCACCAGGGCACCACCACACTGGAGTGCAAGTCCGGCTACGGCCTCACCGTCGAGGACGAGGCCCGGGCGCTGCGGATCGCGGCCGGGCACACCCCGGAGACCACCTACCTCGGCGCGCACGTGGTCGCGCCGGAGTTCGCGGACGACCCGGCCGGCTACGTGGACCTGGTCACCGGCGAGATGCTGGACGCCTGCGCCCCGTACGCCCGCTGGGTGGACGTGTTCTGCGAGAAGGGCGCCTTCGACGGCGACCAGGCCCGGGCCGTCCTGACGGCCGGCGTGGCGCGCGGCCTCACCCCCCGGGTGCACGCCAACCAGCTGTCGTACGGCCCGGGCGTGCAGCTCGCGGTGGAGCTGGGGGCGGCCTCCGCCGACCACTGCACCCATCTGACCGACGAGGACGTGGCCGCGCTGGCCGGCTCGGCGACGGTGGCCACGCTGCTGCCCGGCGCGGAGTTCTCCACCCGCGCCGTCTACCCGGACGCCCGCCGGCTGCTCGACGCGGGCGCCACCGTCGCGCTGTCCACGGACTGCAATCCGGGCTCCAGCTTCACCAGCTCGATGGCCTTCTGCATCGCCGTGGCGGTCCGCGAGATGGGGATGACCCCGGACGAGGCCGTGCACGCCGCGACCGCCGGCGGCGCCCGGGCGCTGCGCCGCTCGGACGTCGGCCTGATCACCCCGGGCGCCCGGGCCGACCTGCTGCTGCTGGACGCGCCCTCGCACGTGCACCTGGCCTACCGGCCGGGGGTGCCGCTGACCGCCGCCGTCTGGCGGGCCGGGGTGCGCGAGCTCTGA
- the purE gene encoding 5-(carboxyamino)imidazole ribonucleotide mutase yields the protein MTNPAAPVVGIVMGSDSDWPVMEAAAQALDEFEIPYEVDVVSAHRMPREMVAYGENAHTRGLKAIIAGAGGAAHLPGMLASVTPLPVIGVPVPLRYLDGMDSLLSIVQMPAGVPVATVSVAGARNAGLLAVRILAAFDPELTERMTDFQAELNSQATEKGKKLRAKVAGSTAFGFGK from the coding sequence ATGACCAACCCCGCTGCTCCCGTCGTCGGCATCGTCATGGGCTCGGACTCCGACTGGCCCGTGATGGAGGCCGCCGCCCAGGCGCTCGACGAGTTCGAGATCCCGTACGAGGTGGACGTCGTCTCCGCGCACCGGATGCCGCGCGAGATGGTCGCCTACGGCGAGAACGCCCACACCCGCGGCCTGAAGGCGATCATCGCGGGCGCCGGCGGCGCCGCCCACCTGCCGGGCATGCTCGCCTCGGTCACCCCGCTGCCGGTGATCGGCGTCCCGGTGCCGCTGCGCTACCTGGACGGTATGGACAGCCTGCTGTCGATCGTGCAGATGCCGGCCGGCGTGCCGGTGGCGACCGTCTCGGTCGCGGGCGCCCGCAACGCCGGTCTGCTGGCCGTCCGCATCCTGGCCGCGTTCGACCCCGAGCTGACCGAGCGGATGACCGACTTCCAGGCCGAGCTGAACAGCCAGGCCACCGAGAAGGGCAAGAAGCTGCGCGCCAAGGTGGCGGGCTCCACCGCCTTCGGTTTCGGAAAGTAG
- a CDS encoding ATP-binding protein — protein MKRRMINSLLGVVLVVVVVFCVPLALVEKRTIVNSAQDRVEATAARVLALVEDRLAAGEPVSGDKFANQVTDGSYVEVDIPGQAVVSTGTRPAGDHVLKAVDKGASGETVIVEQSRADVDHEIANMLLLLGVVALLAVQAAVALAVWQAKRLARPLTDLAETAERLGSGDPRPRDRRYGVPELDRVAEVLDLSAERIARMLTAERRLAADASHQLRTPLTALSMRLEEITSVAEDPETVKEEATIALQQVERLTDVVQRLLTNQRDPRSPAAVSFDLDEVIKQQVEEWGPSLRGTGRLLEVDGLRGVAAVGTPGTVAQVLATLIENSLMHGAGMITLRVRPSGTTIVVEVQDQGPGVPPELGNRVFERAVSGRNSTGIGLAVARDLAEADGGRLELLSLRPPVFALFLGRSHKDDD, from the coding sequence GTGAAACGCCGGATGATCAACTCGCTGCTGGGCGTGGTCCTGGTGGTGGTCGTGGTGTTCTGCGTGCCGCTCGCACTGGTCGAGAAGCGCACCATCGTCAACTCCGCCCAGGACCGCGTGGAGGCCACCGCGGCCCGGGTGCTGGCCCTGGTCGAGGACCGGCTCGCGGCGGGGGAGCCGGTCTCCGGCGACAAGTTCGCCAACCAGGTCACCGACGGCAGCTACGTCGAGGTGGACATCCCCGGCCAGGCGGTCGTCTCCACCGGCACCCGCCCGGCCGGTGACCATGTGCTCAAGGCCGTCGACAAGGGGGCCAGCGGCGAGACGGTGATCGTCGAGCAGTCCCGCGCGGACGTCGACCACGAGATCGCCAACATGCTGCTGCTGCTCGGCGTGGTCGCCCTGCTGGCCGTCCAGGCGGCCGTCGCCCTCGCGGTCTGGCAGGCCAAGCGCCTGGCCCGGCCGCTCACCGACCTCGCCGAGACCGCCGAGCGGCTCGGCTCGGGCGACCCCCGCCCGCGCGACCGCCGCTACGGCGTACCCGAGCTGGACCGGGTGGCCGAGGTGCTCGACCTCAGTGCGGAGCGGATCGCCCGGATGCTGACCGCGGAGCGCCGGCTCGCCGCCGACGCCTCCCACCAGCTGCGCACCCCCCTCACCGCGCTCTCCATGCGGCTGGAGGAGATCACCTCGGTCGCCGAGGACCCGGAGACGGTCAAGGAGGAGGCGACCATCGCCCTCCAGCAGGTCGAGCGGCTCACCGACGTCGTGCAGCGGCTGCTGACCAACCAGCGCGACCCGCGCAGTCCGGCCGCGGTCTCCTTCGACCTGGACGAGGTGATCAAGCAGCAGGTGGAGGAGTGGGGGCCGTCCCTGCGCGGCACCGGCCGGCTGCTGGAGGTGGACGGCCTGCGCGGGGTGGCGGCGGTCGGCACGCCGGGCACGGTCGCCCAGGTGCTCGCCACGCTGATCGAGAACTCGCTGATGCACGGCGCGGGCATGATCACCCTGCGGGTCCGGCCGTCCGGCACCACCATCGTGGTGGAGGTCCAGGACCAGGGGCCCGGCGTCCCGCCGGAGCTGGGCAACCGGGTCTTCGAGCGGGCGGTCAGCGGCCGCAACTCCACCGGCATCGGCCTGGCCGTGGCCCGGGACCTCGCGGAGGCGGACGGCGGCCGGCTGGAGCTGCTCTCGCTGCGGCCGCCGGTGTTCGCGCTCTTCCTGGGGCGGAGTCACAAGGACGACGACTAG
- a CDS encoding ABC transporter permease, which translates to MSTLALAVRDSRTMLRRNLLHARRYPSLTLNLLLTPVMLLLLFVYIFGDTMSAGIGGGDRSAYIAYVVPGILLMTIGSSVIGAAVSVATDMNEGIIARFRTMAIHRPSVLVGHVVGSVLQSIAGVVLVGAVALAIGFRSTDATALEWLAALGLLVLFATALTWIAVGMGLVSPNAEAASNSAMPLILLPLISSAFTPLHSMPGWFQPIAQYQPFTPAIETLRGLLLGTGIGNNGWLTLAWSVALTALGYRWSTSTFNRDPK; encoded by the coding sequence ATGAGTACTCTCGCCCTCGCCGTCCGCGACTCGAGGACCATGCTGCGCCGCAACCTCCTGCACGCCCGGCGCTACCCCTCACTCACCCTCAACCTGCTGCTCACCCCGGTGATGCTGCTGCTGCTCTTCGTCTACATCTTCGGCGACACGATGAGCGCGGGCATCGGCGGCGGCGACCGCTCCGCCTACATCGCCTACGTCGTCCCCGGCATCCTGCTGATGACCATCGGCAGCAGCGTGATCGGCGCCGCCGTCTCCGTCGCCACCGACATGAACGAGGGCATCATCGCCCGCTTCCGCACCATGGCCATCCACCGCCCGTCCGTCCTGGTCGGACACGTCGTCGGCAGCGTCCTGCAGTCCATCGCCGGCGTCGTCCTCGTCGGCGCCGTCGCCCTGGCCATCGGCTTCCGCTCCACCGACGCCACCGCCCTGGAATGGCTGGCCGCCCTCGGCCTGCTCGTGCTCTTCGCCACCGCCCTCACCTGGATCGCCGTCGGCATGGGCCTGGTCAGCCCCAACGCCGAGGCCGCCAGCAACAGCGCGATGCCGCTGATCCTGCTGCCGCTCATCTCCAGCGCCTTCACCCCGCTGCACTCCATGCCCGGCTGGTTCCAGCCCATCGCCCAGTACCAGCCGTTCACCCCCGCCATCGAAACCCTGCGGGGCCTGCTCCTCGGCACCGGCATCGGCAACAACGGATGGCTCACCCTCGCCTGGTCCGTCGCCCTCACCGCACTCGGCTACCGCTGGTCCACCAGCACCTTCAACCGCGACCCCAAGTAA
- a CDS encoding ATP-binding cassette domain-containing protein, protein MTNLAIAANGLRKSYGDKVVLDGVDLAVPEGTIFSLLGPNGAGKTTAVKILSSLITADPGTGDIHVGGHNLATHPQAVRATIGVTGQFSAVDGLITGEENMLLMADLHHLSKREGRQVAAELLERFDLTDAAQKPASTYSGGMKRRLDIAMTLVGSPRIIFLDEPTTGLDPRSRHTMWQIIRELVTGGTTVLLTTQYLEEADQLADRIAVLHNGRIAAHGTAEELKRLIPGGHVRLRFTDPDTYRRATLALPDSARDDDALTLRNPGDGSQRHLRALLDQLDTAGIEADELTVHTPDLDDVFFALTDTAIPTQAARPTQSEENAR, encoded by the coding sequence ATGACCAACCTGGCCATCGCGGCGAACGGGCTGCGCAAGTCCTACGGCGACAAGGTCGTCCTGGACGGCGTCGACCTGGCCGTCCCGGAAGGGACGATCTTCTCCCTGCTCGGCCCGAACGGCGCCGGCAAGACCACCGCCGTCAAGATCCTCTCCAGCCTCATCACCGCCGACCCCGGCACCGGCGACATCCACGTCGGCGGCCACAACCTGGCCACCCACCCCCAGGCGGTACGCGCCACCATCGGCGTCACCGGCCAGTTCTCCGCCGTGGACGGCCTGATCACCGGCGAGGAGAACATGCTCCTCATGGCCGACCTGCACCACCTCTCCAAGCGCGAGGGACGACAGGTCGCCGCCGAACTGCTGGAGCGCTTCGACCTCACCGACGCCGCGCAGAAGCCCGCCTCCACCTACTCCGGCGGCATGAAACGCCGCCTGGACATCGCCATGACGCTGGTCGGCAGCCCGCGGATCATCTTCCTCGACGAGCCGACCACCGGCCTGGACCCCCGCTCCCGCCACACCATGTGGCAGATCATCCGCGAACTGGTCACCGGCGGCACCACCGTCCTGCTCACCACCCAGTACCTGGAGGAGGCCGACCAGCTCGCCGACCGCATCGCCGTCCTCCACAACGGAAGGATCGCCGCCCACGGCACCGCCGAGGAACTCAAGCGCCTGATCCCCGGCGGCCACGTGCGGCTGCGCTTCACCGACCCCGACACCTACCGGCGGGCCACGCTCGCCCTCCCCGACTCCGCCCGCGACGACGACGCCCTGACCCTGCGCAACCCCGGCGACGGCAGCCAGCGCCACCTGCGCGCCCTCCTCGACCAGCTCGACACCGCCGGCATCGAGGCCGACGAACTCACCGTCCACACCCCCGACCTCGACGACGTCTTCTTCGCCCTCACCGACACCGCCATCCCCACCCAGGCCGCCCGGCCCACCCAGTCCGAGGAGAACGCCCGATGA
- a CDS encoding 5-(carboxyamino)imidazole ribonucleotide synthase, giving the protein MMHQAGIPLGVRFKLLADTPQDSAAQVVSEVVLGDYRDLDTLRRFAAGCDVVTFDHEHVPTEHLRALQADGIAVRPGPDALVNAQDKGVMRAKLDSIGVPCPRHRLVADPADVTAFANEGAGYPVVLKTVRGGYDGKGVWVVGDEQEAHAPFLAGVPVLAEEKVDFLRELAANVVRSPSGQAVAYPVVESVQENGVCAEVTAPAPDLDPAMAAEAQALALRIAGDLDITGHLAVELFQTRDGRILVNELAMRPHNSGHWTQDGSVTSQFENHLRAVLDLPLGDPRPRARWTVMVNVLGGDYPDMYHAFLHCMARDPGLRIHMYGKDVKPGRKVGHVNVFGDDLDDVRERARHAAAYLRGTITE; this is encoded by the coding sequence ATGATGCATCAGGCGGGCATCCCGCTCGGTGTGCGCTTCAAGCTTCTCGCCGACACCCCCCAGGACTCCGCGGCGCAGGTGGTCTCCGAGGTCGTCCTCGGCGACTACCGCGACCTGGACACCCTGCGCCGCTTCGCGGCCGGCTGCGACGTCGTCACCTTCGACCACGAGCACGTCCCCACCGAGCACCTGCGGGCGCTGCAGGCCGACGGCATCGCCGTGCGGCCCGGCCCGGACGCGCTGGTCAACGCCCAGGACAAGGGCGTCATGCGGGCCAAGCTCGACTCCATCGGCGTGCCCTGCCCCCGGCACCGCCTGGTCGCCGACCCGGCGGACGTGACCGCCTTCGCGAACGAGGGCGCCGGCTACCCCGTCGTGCTGAAGACCGTCCGGGGCGGCTACGACGGCAAGGGCGTCTGGGTCGTCGGCGACGAGCAGGAGGCGCACGCGCCGTTCCTGGCCGGGGTCCCGGTGCTGGCCGAGGAGAAGGTCGACTTCCTGCGCGAGCTGGCCGCCAACGTGGTGCGCTCGCCCAGCGGCCAGGCCGTCGCCTACCCGGTGGTGGAGAGCGTCCAGGAGAACGGCGTCTGCGCCGAGGTCACCGCCCCCGCGCCGGACCTCGACCCGGCGATGGCCGCCGAGGCCCAGGCGCTGGCCCTGCGGATCGCCGGCGACCTGGACATCACCGGCCACCTCGCGGTGGAGCTGTTCCAGACCCGCGACGGCCGGATCCTGGTCAACGAGCTGGCGATGCGTCCGCACAACTCCGGCCACTGGACCCAGGACGGCTCGGTCACCTCGCAGTTCGAGAACCACCTGCGGGCCGTCCTCGACCTGCCGCTCGGCGACCCCCGCCCGCGCGCCCGGTGGACCGTCATGGTGAACGTCCTCGGCGGCGACTACCCGGACATGTACCACGCATTCCTGCACTGCATGGCCCGCGACCCCGGGCTGCGGATCCACATGTACGGGAAGGACGTGAAGCCCGGCCGCAAGGTCGGCCACGTCAACGTCTTCGGGGACGACCTCGACGACGTCCGCGAGCGCGCCCGCCACGCGGCCGCCTACCTGCGAGGAACGATCACCGAATGA
- a CDS encoding dipeptidase yields the protein MTSEQIPGQADRQHDGPAPAGGPAPELVDRARALLREAPVVDGHNDLPWAMRAQAGYDLDAIDLAADQRVRLHTDLARLAAGGVGAQFWSVYVRSDLAGDHAVSATLEQIDFVRALTDRYPDRLRLALTADDMEAARAEGRIASLMGAEGGHSIDCSLATLRALHQLGVRYLTLTHNDNLPWADSATDKPVAGGLTRFGEEVVREMNRLGMLVDLSHVSADTMRDALRVSEAPVIFSHSSARAVCDHPRNVPDDVLAQLPGNGGLAMATFVPKFILPAAIRWTLAADENMRAHGFHALETTPAAMDCQRAFEAVSPRPVATPATVADHLDHMREVAGIDHIGIGGDFDGTAFVPAGLDDVAGYPNLIAELLHRSWSPADLAKLTWHNAVRVLRDAEDVARGLQRTRRPSIATIEQLDGPGTD from the coding sequence ATGACTTCTGAGCAGATCCCTGGGCAGGCCGACCGGCAGCACGACGGACCGGCCCCGGCCGGCGGGCCCGCCCCCGAGCTCGTCGACCGCGCCAGGGCCCTGCTCCGCGAGGCGCCGGTGGTGGACGGTCACAACGACCTCCCCTGGGCCATGCGGGCCCAGGCCGGGTACGACCTGGACGCCATCGACCTGGCGGCCGACCAGCGGGTACGGCTGCACACCGACCTCGCCCGCCTCGCCGCGGGCGGGGTCGGCGCCCAGTTCTGGTCGGTCTACGTCCGCTCCGACCTGGCCGGCGACCACGCCGTCAGCGCCACCCTGGAGCAGATCGACTTCGTCCGGGCGCTCACCGACCGCTACCCGGACCGGCTGCGGCTCGCCCTCACCGCCGACGACATGGAGGCGGCCCGCGCCGAGGGCCGGATCGCCTCGCTGATGGGCGCCGAGGGCGGCCACAGCATCGACTGCTCGCTCGCCACCCTGCGCGCCCTGCACCAGCTCGGCGTGCGCTACCTGACGCTCACCCACAACGACAACCTGCCGTGGGCCGACTCCGCCACCGACAAGCCGGTGGCCGGCGGGCTCACCCGCTTCGGCGAGGAGGTCGTCCGCGAGATGAACCGCCTCGGCATGCTGGTCGACCTCTCGCACGTCTCCGCCGACACCATGCGGGACGCCCTGCGGGTGAGCGAGGCGCCGGTGATCTTCTCGCACTCCTCCGCCCGCGCGGTCTGCGACCACCCGCGCAACGTCCCCGACGACGTGCTCGCCCAGCTGCCCGGCAACGGCGGCCTGGCGATGGCCACCTTCGTCCCCAAGTTCATCCTGCCCGCCGCCATCCGGTGGACCCTCGCCGCCGACGAGAACATGCGCGCCCACGGCTTCCACGCCCTGGAGACCACCCCGGCCGCGATGGACTGCCAGCGCGCCTTCGAGGCGGTCAGCCCCCGCCCGGTCGCCACCCCCGCGACCGTCGCCGACCACCTGGACCACATGCGCGAGGTGGCCGGTATCGACCACATCGGCATCGGCGGCGACTTCGACGGCACCGCGTTCGTCCCGGCCGGCCTGGACGACGTCGCCGGCTACCCGAACCTGATCGCCGAGCTCCTCCACCGGAGCTGGTCACCGGCCGACCTCGCCAAGCTGACCTGGCACAACGCCGTCCGCGTCCTGCGCGATGCCGAGGACGTCGCCCGCGGACTGCAGCGCACCCGCCGCCCGTCCATCGCCACCATCGAGCAGCTGGACGGCCCGGGCACGGACTGA
- a CDS encoding DUF4097 family beta strand repeat-containing protein, with the protein MLKFDTPTPITTILDIPAGRIRFIAADRADSTVEVLPADASKSRDVQVAERVTVEYADGVLRIGAAPAKNRIVGHSGSVEVTVQLPSGSRVEAKAAAAELRGVGRLGDVTFEGAQGTVKLDETAGAHLTVQAGDITVGRLGGPARISTLQGHITITEAVRGTVELRTQAGDITIGAARGVSAALDAGTSYGRIDNALQNTGAPELTVHATTAHGDITARSL; encoded by the coding sequence ATGCTGAAGTTCGACACCCCCACCCCGATCACCACCATCCTCGACATCCCCGCCGGGCGGATCCGGTTCATCGCCGCCGACCGGGCGGACAGCACGGTGGAGGTCCTGCCGGCAGACGCCTCGAAGAGCCGGGACGTGCAGGTGGCGGAGCGGGTCACCGTCGAGTACGCCGACGGCGTGCTGCGGATCGGGGCCGCGCCGGCGAAGAACCGGATCGTCGGCCACTCCGGGTCCGTGGAGGTGACCGTCCAACTCCCGTCCGGCTCCCGGGTCGAGGCCAAGGCCGCCGCCGCCGAACTGCGGGGCGTCGGACGCCTCGGCGACGTCACCTTCGAGGGCGCGCAGGGCACCGTCAAGCTCGACGAGACCGCCGGCGCCCACCTCACCGTCCAGGCCGGCGACATCACCGTCGGCCGCCTCGGCGGCCCCGCACGGATCAGCACCCTGCAGGGCCACATCACGATCACCGAGGCGGTCCGCGGCACCGTCGAACTGCGCACCCAGGCCGGTGACATCACGATCGGCGCCGCCCGCGGGGTCAGCGCCGCCCTGGACGCCGGCACCTCCTACGGCCGGATCGACAACGCCCTGCAGAACACCGGCGCCCCCGAGTTGACCGTCCACGCGACCACCGCCCACGGCGACATCACCGCCCGCAGCCTCTGA
- a CDS encoding oligopeptide:H+ symporter: MASSTLDVGVQRPTSPGGKTFLGHPRGLATLFMTEMWERFSFYGMRALLVLYLVAGTSEGGLGYTAAVGAAIYSVYNAMLYLLALPGGWLADRFWGARRTVAVGGGIIMVGHFLLAVPATASFFAGLALIAVGSGLLKANISTMVGHLYDGPNDPRRDGGFTIFYMGINLGAFLAPLVIGTVGQNIGWHFGFALAGVGMAIGLVQYLLGTRHLSARSDVVASPITPAEKTAVLRKAALWAALAVVFFGVVTLSGRMSVDWVIWPLSIAGIAVPVVYFARIRRDKDLDEAEQSKMKGFIWFFVAAAVFWMIYDQSGSTLNIFATDSTASTLFGFDFPSSWFQSLNPLYIMALAPVFAWLWVWLSRRGKNPSTTMKFAFGLLLIGASFLVMMLAMGAAAGGAKVSPLWLAMVYLIQTVGELTLSPVGLSVTTKLAPAKYGSQMMGLWFLAVTAGDCVAAIMQLLVGDATGSTWYFASQGVLAVIAGIALTMYRKNVVRMMGDVH; this comes from the coding sequence ATGGCGTCATCGACCCTGGACGTCGGCGTACAGCGCCCGACGTCCCCCGGCGGCAAGACCTTCCTCGGCCACCCCCGAGGCCTTGCCACCCTCTTCATGACCGAGATGTGGGAACGCTTCAGCTTCTACGGAATGCGCGCCCTGCTGGTGCTCTACCTGGTCGCAGGCACCTCCGAAGGCGGCCTGGGGTACACCGCCGCCGTCGGCGCCGCGATCTACAGCGTCTACAACGCGATGCTCTACCTGCTCGCCCTGCCCGGCGGCTGGCTGGCCGACCGCTTCTGGGGCGCCCGCAGGACGGTGGCCGTCGGCGGCGGCATCATCATGGTCGGTCACTTCCTGCTGGCCGTGCCGGCCACCGCGTCCTTCTTCGCCGGTCTGGCCCTCATCGCGGTCGGATCCGGCCTGCTGAAGGCCAACATCTCGACGATGGTCGGCCACCTGTACGACGGGCCGAACGACCCCCGTCGCGACGGCGGCTTCACCATCTTCTACATGGGCATCAACCTCGGCGCCTTCCTGGCCCCGCTGGTGATCGGCACCGTCGGCCAGAACATCGGCTGGCACTTCGGCTTCGCCCTCGCCGGCGTCGGCATGGCGATCGGCCTGGTCCAGTACCTGCTGGGCACCCGCCACCTGAGCGCCCGCAGCGACGTGGTGGCCTCGCCGATCACGCCCGCCGAGAAGACCGCCGTGCTCCGCAAGGCCGCGCTCTGGGCGGCCCTGGCCGTGGTGTTCTTCGGCGTCGTGACGCTGTCCGGCCGGATGTCGGTCGACTGGGTCATCTGGCCGCTGTCGATCGCGGGCATCGCCGTCCCCGTCGTCTACTTCGCCCGGATCAGGCGGGACAAGGACCTCGACGAGGCCGAGCAGTCCAAGATGAAGGGCTTCATCTGGTTCTTCGTGGCCGCCGCCGTGTTCTGGATGATCTACGACCAGTCCGGCTCGACGCTCAACATCTTCGCGACCGACTCGACCGCCTCCACGCTGTTCGGCTTCGACTTCCCGTCCAGCTGGTTCCAGTCGCTCAACCCGCTCTACATCATGGCGCTGGCCCCGGTCTTCGCCTGGCTCTGGGTCTGGCTCTCCCGCCGCGGGAAGAACCCCAGCACCACCATGAAGTTCGCCTTCGGCCTGCTGCTGATCGGCGCGTCCTTCCTGGTCATGATGCTGGCGATGGGCGCGGCCGCCGGCGGCGCCAAGGTCTCGCCGCTCTGGCTGGCGATGGTCTACCTGATCCAGACCGTCGGCGAGCTGACGCTCTCCCCCGTCGGCCTGTCCGTCACCACCAAGCTGGCCCCCGCCAAGTACGGCAGCCAGATGATGGGCCTGTGGTTCCTCGCCGTCACGGCGGGCGACTGCGTGGCCGCCATCATGCAGCTGCTGGTCGGCGACGCGACCGGCTCCACCTGGTACTTCGCCTCGCAGGGCGTGCTCGCGGTGATCGCGGGCATCGCGCTCACGATGTACCGCAAGAACGTGGTCCGGATGATGGGCGACGTGCACTGA